Genomic window (Terriglobales bacterium):
AGCTGCTACAGAAGCTCTAGGTCCGCGCCCCTCCAGGCCTCGGGCCCTCTTGACAGACCGCCATCGCATTCAGTATATTCTGTCTGTACAGAAACGACGGACGATATGACCACGCTCTCCGAGACCAAGAAGCGCTACATCCTGCACTGGGGGGAGATGGGCACGCGCTGGGGCATCAACCGCACCGTCGCCCAGATCCACGCCCTGCTCTATCTGGCGCCCCAGCCCCTGCCCGCCGACGAGATCGCCCGCACCCTCTCCGTGGCCCGCTCCAACGTCTCCACCAGCCTGCGCGAACTGCAGAGCTGGGGCTTGGTCCACCCCGTGCACATCCTGGGCGACCGCCGCGAGCACTACCAGGCGCTCAAGGACGTCTGGGAGATGTTCCGCCTCATCATCGAGCAGCGCAAGCGCCGCGAGGTGGACCCCACCCGCGAGCTGCTGCGGCAGTGCCTGGCCGAGGCGGAGCGCGGCGACGCCTACTTCCGCGAGCGTCTGCACGAGATGTCCGAGTTCTTCGAGACCATGACCGGCTTGTATGAGGAAGTCCGGCAGATGCCCCCGGGCGCGGTGCGCGCCCTGGGCCACATGCGCGGCAAGCTGCGCAAGCTGCTGCACTTCCAGGCCGGCTGAAGATTTTTTTTGGGATTGTGTTTCTGTCCGTACAGAACAAACTGACGACAGGAACCAGAAAGGAGGAATCCCGATGACCGCCGCCGCGCTCCCCTTCCTCTGCGGCCTGGGCCTGGCCCTGGCCGCCTGCCTGGCCACCTTCCTCTACCTGCGCCCGCCCCTGCTGCAGATCCTGGAAGATCTCTGCGGCAACCACGCTCGCGCCCGCTTCTGGGCGGCCTTCTCCGGCATCGCCGTGGTCTTCGTGCCCCTGATCTTCGCGCTGCACATGCGCCTGGCCGCGGGCGCCGGCGAGCCCTTCGTCTTCACCCTGGCCCGCCAACTGGAGTGGGCCTTCGCCGGCCTGGTGCTCTCGGTGCTGCTGCTGGGCTGGGTGATCGGGCGCTTCATTCCCCGGGAGACTCCGCGCGAGCGCCCCGACGTGCGCAAACCGCCTTCGCCCGCGCCCGTCCCCAGGCAGGACGAGGCTTGGAGGGACTCATGGAGTGGCTGAAGGGAGCTCTGGGACTACTATCTTTGAACGCTGTCAGTGCGTGGAATGAGCGAGGGGAATTCAGCTCCGGGCGGGCATCCAGTCGTCCTCTTTGACGGCCTCTGCGGATTCTGCAACACCATGGTGCGC
Coding sequences:
- a CDS encoding MarR family transcriptional regulator — encoded protein: MTTLSETKKRYILHWGEMGTRWGINRTVAQIHALLYLAPQPLPADEIARTLSVARSNVSTSLRELQSWGLVHPVHILGDRREHYQALKDVWEMFRLIIEQRKRREVDPTRELLRQCLAEAERGDAYFRERLHEMSEFFETMTGLYEEVRQMPPGAVRALGHMRGKLRKLLHFQAG